A single window of Methanothermobacter marburgensis str. Marburg DNA harbors:
- the ercA gene encoding alcohol dehydrogenase-like regulatory protein ErcA: MGELRKFVTAEFVFGNGARFLAGRYASNLGARRVLLVTDHGIMKTGLVDDVTRSLSDGGLDYVIFNDVTPNPRDHEVMEGAEVFDAEECNMIVALGGGSPIDCAKAMGAVVSNRMDVLEFEGVDRIPILSVPIICIPTTAGTGADVSQFAIIMDTHRRVKMAIISKTMVPDASLIDPETTLTMDRELTAATGMDALAHAIEAYVSNASFHLTDLNALDSIGIINQALPRAVLEPDNMDYREDMMLASLEAGLAFSNASLGLVHAMAHSLGGMLDIPHGEANALLLEYVIEFNFKAARERYLKIAGAMGLSGSGLEELKEHIREFRETLGMDMTLGDLGVDEEDIPSLAETSMRDPCIVTNPVRPEKTDVEEIFRRALHGA, encoded by the coding sequence ATGGGGGAGCTTCGAAAATTTGTGACCGCTGAATTTGTTTTTGGAAACGGGGCCAGGTTCCTGGCAGGAAGATACGCCTCAAACCTCGGGGCCAGAAGGGTCCTCCTTGTAACAGACCATGGTATAATGAAAACCGGTCTCGTGGATGACGTTACACGTAGCCTCAGTGATGGGGGCCTTGATTATGTCATATTCAATGATGTAACACCAAACCCCCGTGACCACGAGGTCATGGAGGGTGCTGAGGTCTTTGATGCAGAGGAGTGCAACATGATCGTTGCACTGGGCGGCGGAAGCCCCATTGACTGTGCAAAGGCCATGGGCGCTGTTGTATCCAACAGAATGGATGTGCTGGAGTTTGAGGGTGTTGACCGCATCCCCATACTCTCGGTTCCCATAATATGCATCCCGACAACCGCCGGTACAGGTGCAGATGTATCCCAGTTTGCGATAATCATGGACACCCATAGAAGGGTTAAGATGGCCATCATAAGCAAGACAATGGTGCCTGACGCATCCCTAATAGACCCTGAAACCACCCTCACCATGGATAGGGAGCTAACAGCTGCAACAGGTATGGATGCCCTGGCACATGCCATTGAGGCATACGTATCCAATGCAAGCTTCCACCTGACCGACCTCAACGCCCTCGACTCAATAGGCATCATAAACCAGGCCCTCCCCCGGGCCGTGCTTGAACCAGATAACATGGATTACCGTGAGGATATGATGCTTGCAAGCCTCGAGGCAGGCCTTGCATTCTCCAACGCCAGCCTTGGACTTGTGCATGCCATGGCCCACAGCCTCGGTGGGATGCTGGACATACCCCATGGTGAGGCAAATGCCCTCCTCCTTGAATACGTTATTGAATTCAACTTCAAAGCCGCGAGGGAGAGGTATCTCAAGATCGCAGGGGCCATGGGACTCAGTGGTTCGGGGCTGGAGGAACTCAAGGAACACATAAGGGAATTTCGGGAGACCCTGGGAATGGATATGACACTTGGGGACCTTGGTGTTGATGAGGAGGACATACCCTCCCTTGCAGAGACCTCAATGAGGGATCCCTGCATAGTTACAAACCCGGTCCGGCCAGAAAAGACGGATGTTGAGGAGATATTCAGGAGGGCCCTCCATGGGGCTTGA